One window of the Amia ocellicauda isolate fAmiCal2 chromosome 18, fAmiCal2.hap1, whole genome shotgun sequence genome contains the following:
- the LOC136714112 gene encoding heat shock 70 kDa protein 12A-like, whose product LRYLKDHALRFIQDLRNGFKVKPSDVTWVLTVPAIWDSQGKQFMRLAATAANLIADMTSDNLIIALEPEVASVWCKQLSVKDFFEEGSPGGKMEDVPGIQYILVDCGGGTIDITVHEILPDGYLKELHRATGGPWGGECVDENFRLLLKDIFQTDVWDRYEKEFPAEFHMMMYNFSLKKSSEKEEDVDIECLYNLTKLAEKKQDMPLFSKDKSDVTWLEGTIRITYKKFVSLFAESLGEIGGRIEALLSTPGFKINILLFVGGYASSKCLRKEMMRQFGSRAGGGGGG is encoded by the exons CTGCGGTACCTGAAGGATCATGCCCTGCGGTTCATCCAGGACCTCAGGAATGGGTTTAAGGTCAAACCCTCAGATGTCACCTGGGTGCTGACAGTGCCTGCCATTTGGGACTCTCAAGGCAAACAATTCATGAGACTTGCAGCCACTGCG GCAAACCTTATTGCAGACATGACCTCTGATAATTTGATCATTGCTCTGGAGCCCGAGGTCGCCTCAGTCTGGTGTAAACAGCTGTCTGTGAAGGACTTCTTTGAAGAGGGAAGTCCTGGGGGGAAAATGGAGGATGTTCCAGGGATCCAGTATATCCTTGTTGACTGCGGAG GTGGGACGATTGACATCACTGTGCATGAAATTCTGCCTGACGGATACCTGAAAGAGCTTCACAGAGCCACTGGAGGGCCATGGGGGGGGGAGTGTGTAGATGAAAACTTCAGGCTCCTTTTAAAGGACATATTTCAGACAGATGTCTGGGACAGATATGAGAAGGAATTCCCTGCAGAATTTCATATGATGATGTACAACTTCTCCTTAAAAAAAAGCTCTGAGAAGGAAGAGGACGTAGACATCGAGTGCCTCTACAACCTCACAAAACTGgctgaaaaaaaacaagacatgcCTCTGTTTTCTAAAGACAAAAGTGATGTCACTTGGTTAGAAGGCACCATCAGAATCACATACAAGAAGTTTGTGTCACTTTTTGCTGAAAGTTTAGGGGAGATAGGTGGAAGAATTGAAGCTTTACTGAGTACACCAGGCTTCAAAATAAACATCCTGCTGTTTGTCGGAGGTTACGCTTCAAGCAAATGTCTCCGTAAGGAGATGATGCGGCAGTTTGGCAGCAG GgccggtggtggtggtggtggctgA